Proteins from one Acidobacteriota bacterium genomic window:
- a CDS encoding methionine synthase, translated as MSPTDTLFELLSRRILVLDGAMGTMLQAQGLGEEDFRGDRFRDHPVPLAGCNDLLVLTQPELVSSIHDRYLAAGADIIETNTFNATPIALADYGLGDHAREINRAAAELAVRAARRWTRADPSRPRFVAGSVGPTNRTASISPDVERPEARAIEFDALVAAYREQIHGLVEGGVDLLLFETAFDVLNLKAALYAAQESFEGGTPRVPLAASLTITDRSGRTLTGQTLEAAWVSIAHLPLSAVGLNCALGPEQLAPHVEELSRLAPLPLLCYPNAGLPNEMGGYDLEPSRMADQLAEFAREGWVNVVGGCCGTTDEHIRAIRSAVEGVPPRRPPQPRRLTQLSGLEAYTIYPGGNLTIIGERTNVTGSRRFARLVRDGEFEKALEVARQQVKGGANVLDVNMDEGLLDAEAAMTTFLRLLVADPEVARVPVMIDSSRFPVIEAGLKCLAGKAVVNSLSLKDGEEEFRRRARIVRRHGAAVVVMAFDEEGQATTAERKVAIAERACRILIDEIGFPPEDVIVDPNILTVATGIDEHNDYAVAFLEAVREIKRRLPGVKTSGGVSNISFAFRGNDAVREAMHAAFLYHAVRAGLDMAIVNAGQLAVYEEIEPELRDRVEDVLLNRRPDATERLIAYAQRAQRTAKTARSDDAWRNQPLEKRLEHALVGGITAYLEQDLEEALRRYKRPLEIIEGPLMKGMNVVGDLFGSGKMFLPQVVKSARVMKKAVSFLEPYLQAGRDGPPAARGRVLLATVKGDVHDIGKNIVGVVLGCNGFDVIDLGVMVPAERIVEEARRSRADVVGLSGLITPSLDEMVHVAEEMERKGLRVPLLIGGATTSRKHTALRIAPAYGGPTIHVPDASRAADVVARLLDRDRRAELVEANREQAARFQERGRTSRPALLTLAAARERRPPLERSPAPAPPFLGARPVESVGVAALIPYIDWTPFFHVWELRGTYPSILDDPRYGDTARELHAAARALLEEIAAREWLRPRGAWGFFRARSDGDDVVVFDPEHPGRKLARFHFLRQQRDKGPESVQWCLADFVADAGDDHIGLFAVTAGEGLDELVQRFRADHDEYRIIMAKALADRLAEAFTEKLHADARRAWYAPHETLAPGELHRGGYRGIRPAPGYPACPDHSEKRTLFRLLEAESRAGIRLTESCAMTPAASVCGYYFAHPESRYFAVGEIGRDQLEDYAARKGIEPDEAARWLSSNLARDAD; from the coding sequence CAGGGGCTGGGAGAGGAGGATTTTCGCGGCGACCGTTTCAGGGATCACCCGGTCCCGCTCGCCGGCTGCAACGATCTCCTCGTGCTCACGCAGCCGGAGCTCGTGAGCTCGATTCACGACCGTTACCTCGCCGCGGGTGCCGACATCATCGAAACCAACACTTTCAACGCCACGCCGATCGCTCTCGCGGACTACGGGCTCGGCGATCACGCCCGGGAGATCAACCGCGCGGCCGCCGAGCTGGCGGTCCGGGCCGCGAGGCGGTGGACCCGAGCCGATCCTTCCCGGCCTCGCTTCGTCGCCGGATCGGTGGGTCCGACCAATCGCACCGCGTCGATCTCGCCCGACGTCGAACGACCCGAGGCGCGGGCGATCGAATTCGACGCTCTCGTGGCGGCCTACCGGGAGCAAATCCACGGCCTCGTCGAGGGCGGGGTCGACCTGCTGCTCTTCGAGACGGCGTTCGACGTCCTCAATCTCAAGGCGGCCCTGTACGCGGCGCAGGAATCGTTCGAGGGCGGCACGCCCCGCGTTCCGCTCGCCGCCTCCCTCACGATCACGGACCGGAGCGGGAGGACCCTCACCGGCCAGACCCTCGAGGCCGCGTGGGTCAGCATCGCGCACCTGCCGCTCTCGGCGGTGGGTCTGAACTGCGCGCTCGGCCCGGAGCAGCTGGCCCCGCACGTCGAGGAGTTGTCGCGACTCGCGCCCCTTCCCCTGCTGTGCTACCCCAACGCCGGACTGCCCAACGAGATGGGAGGGTACGATCTCGAACCGTCGCGCATGGCCGACCAGCTGGCCGAGTTCGCCCGGGAAGGCTGGGTGAACGTCGTCGGCGGCTGCTGCGGCACGACCGACGAGCACATCCGGGCCATCCGGTCCGCCGTCGAGGGGGTCCCCCCCAGGCGTCCGCCGCAGCCGAGAAGACTCACGCAGCTGTCGGGGCTGGAGGCCTACACGATCTACCCAGGCGGCAATCTCACGATTATCGGGGAACGGACGAACGTCACCGGTTCCCGTCGCTTCGCCCGCCTCGTTCGCGACGGCGAGTTCGAGAAGGCCCTCGAGGTCGCGCGCCAGCAGGTGAAGGGCGGAGCGAACGTCCTCGACGTGAACATGGACGAGGGATTGCTCGACGCCGAGGCGGCGATGACCACCTTCCTCCGGCTGCTCGTGGCCGACCCCGAGGTCGCCCGGGTTCCGGTGATGATCGACAGCTCCCGCTTCCCGGTGATCGAGGCCGGGCTCAAGTGCCTGGCGGGGAAGGCGGTGGTCAACTCCCTGAGCCTCAAGGACGGGGAAGAGGAGTTCCGCCGGCGCGCGCGAATCGTGCGCCGCCACGGGGCCGCGGTGGTCGTGATGGCATTCGACGAAGAGGGGCAAGCGACGACGGCGGAGAGGAAAGTCGCCATCGCCGAGCGTGCCTGCCGGATCCTGATCGACGAGATCGGGTTTCCGCCCGAGGACGTCATCGTGGACCCGAACATCCTCACGGTGGCGACGGGTATCGACGAGCACAACGACTACGCCGTCGCGTTCCTCGAGGCGGTGCGCGAGATCAAGCGGCGTTTGCCGGGAGTGAAGACGAGCGGGGGCGTGAGCAACATCTCGTTCGCTTTCCGCGGGAACGACGCCGTGCGCGAAGCGATGCACGCCGCCTTCCTCTACCACGCCGTCCGGGCCGGGCTCGACATGGCCATCGTCAACGCCGGCCAACTGGCGGTCTACGAGGAGATCGAGCCCGAGCTGCGGGACAGGGTGGAGGACGTGCTTCTCAACCGGCGTCCCGATGCCACGGAACGGCTCATCGCATACGCGCAGAGGGCGCAGCGGACGGCGAAAACGGCCCGGTCCGACGACGCGTGGCGGAACCAACCGCTGGAAAAGCGGCTCGAACACGCGCTGGTGGGCGGGATCACCGCGTATCTCGAACAGGACCTGGAGGAGGCGCTGCGGCGGTACAAACGCCCGCTGGAAATCATCGAAGGCCCCCTGATGAAGGGGATGAACGTCGTCGGCGACCTGTTCGGCTCCGGGAAGATGTTTCTCCCGCAGGTGGTCAAGAGCGCTCGGGTGATGAAGAAGGCGGTGTCGTTCCTCGAGCCCTACCTCCAGGCGGGCCGTGACGGACCGCCGGCCGCCAGGGGCCGCGTGCTGCTCGCCACCGTGAAAGGCGATGTGCACGACATCGGCAAGAACATCGTCGGCGTCGTGCTCGGCTGCAACGGGTTCGACGTGATCGATCTCGGGGTGATGGTTCCCGCCGAGCGGATCGTCGAGGAGGCCCGCCGCAGCCGGGCCGACGTCGTCGGGTTGTCGGGTCTGATCACTCCGTCTCTGGACGAGATGGTGCACGTGGCGGAGGAGATGGAGCGGAAGGGTCTCAGGGTGCCGCTGCTCATCGGCGGCGCGACGACGTCGCGAAAGCACACGGCGCTGCGGATCGCACCCGCCTACGGAGGCCCGACGATTCACGTTCCCGACGCTTCGCGGGCGGCCGACGTGGTCGCCCGCCTCCTGGACCGCGACCGGCGGGCCGAACTGGTGGAGGCGAACCGGGAGCAGGCGGCACGGTTCCAGGAGAGGGGCCGGACCTCCCGGCCCGCCCTGCTCACGCTCGCCGCGGCGCGGGAACGGCGGCCCCCTCTCGAGCGCAGCCCGGCTCCGGCGCCCCCCTTCCTCGGGGCGAGGCCCGTGGAAAGCGTCGGGGTTGCCGCCCTGATCCCGTACATCGACTGGACGCCGTTCTTTCACGTCTGGGAGCTGCGCGGCACTTACCCGTCCATCCTGGACGATCCGCGCTACGGCGACACGGCGCGCGAGCTCCACGCGGCGGCGCGCGCGCTGCTCGAGGAGATCGCCGCACGCGAGTGGCTCCGCCCCCGGGGCGCGTGGGGCTTCTTCCGAGCCCGGTCCGATGGTGACGACGTCGTCGTGTTCGATCCGGAGCATCCCGGCCGGAAGCTGGCGAGGTTCCATTTCCTGAGGCAGCAGCGCGACAAGGGTCCGGAGTCGGTCCAGTGGTGCCTCGCCGATTTCGTCGCGGACGCCGGCGACGACCACATCGGCCTGTTCGCGGTCACGGCGGGGGAGGGTCTCGACGAGCTCGTCCAACGGTTCCGGGCCGATCACGACGAATACCGGATCATCATGGCCAAGGCGCTGGCAGACCGTCTGGCGGAAGCGTTCACCGAGAAACTGCACGCCGATGCCCGGAGGGCCTGGTACGCTCCGCACGAGACACTGGCGCCCGGAGAGCTTCACCGCGGGGGCTACCGCGGAATCCGTCCCGCGCCCGGCTACCCCGCCTGTCCCGATCACAGCGAGAAGCGGACCCTCTTCCGGCTGCTCGAAGCCGAGAGCCGCGCCGGGATCCGGTTGACGGAGAGCTGTGCCATGACCCCGGCGGCCTCCGTCTGCGGTTACTACTTCGCGCACCCGGAATCCCGCTACTTCGCCGTTGGAGAGATCGGCCGCGACCAGCTCGAGGACTACGCGGCGAGGAAGGGGATCGAGCCCGACGAGGCGGCCCGCTGGCTGTCCTCGAATCTCGCCCGGGACGCGGACTGA
- a CDS encoding MoxR family ATPase: MRAAAAVQGESLRTIERLQSTLGEVLRGKPEVVRLALVALLARGHLLIEDVPGVGKTTLAAALARATGARFARIQFTSDLLPSDVVGVSILDPRTRRFEFRAGPLFANVVLADEINRATPKTQSALLEAMSEQRVTVDGVTRALPDPFFVVATQNPLEHHGTFPLPDSQLDRFMVRTRVGYPAPEEEREILAEERHRRREEAVEPVTRPEELVEIQRAAERVRVDTSLLDYIVSLARASRRLPGIAVGVSPRGSLALVRAAKALALIEGRDFVIPDDIQSLAVPVLAHRLVPAAADRFDTREEAEAAVWELVRSVPVPR, encoded by the coding sequence ATGCGGGCCGCGGCCGCCGTCCAGGGCGAATCGCTCCGGACGATCGAACGACTCCAATCGACCCTCGGCGAGGTGTTGCGGGGCAAACCGGAGGTCGTCCGGCTGGCCCTCGTGGCTCTGCTGGCGAGGGGCCACCTTCTGATCGAAGACGTCCCCGGTGTCGGCAAGACGACCCTCGCTGCAGCACTGGCTCGGGCCACCGGGGCGCGGTTCGCCAGGATTCAGTTCACCTCCGATCTGCTTCCATCCGACGTGGTCGGGGTTTCCATCCTCGACCCGCGAACCCGCCGGTTCGAGTTCCGTGCCGGGCCCCTCTTCGCCAACGTCGTCCTCGCCGACGAGATCAACCGCGCCACCCCCAAGACGCAATCGGCGCTTCTCGAGGCGATGAGCGAACAGCGTGTCACGGTGGACGGTGTGACCCGGGCGCTCCCGGATCCCTTTTTCGTCGTGGCGACGCAGAATCCGCTCGAGCACCACGGAACGTTCCCCCTTCCCGATTCCCAGCTCGACCGGTTCATGGTGAGGACTCGCGTCGGCTACCCGGCCCCGGAGGAGGAGCGCGAGATCCTGGCCGAGGAACGGCACCGGCGGCGGGAAGAGGCGGTGGAGCCGGTCACCCGGCCCGAAGAGCTGGTGGAGATCCAGCGGGCCGCCGAACGGGTCCGGGTCGACACCTCCCTCCTCGACTACATCGTTTCCCTGGCCCGGGCCAGCCGGAGGCTCCCGGGGATCGCGGTGGGCGTCTCACCGCGCGGATCGCTGGCCCTGGTCCGCGCCGCCAAGGCGCTGGCGCTGATCGAGGGTCGCGACTTCGTGATCCCGGACGACATCCAATCGCTCGCCGTCCCCGTTCTCGCCCACCGGCTCGTGCCGGCGGCCGCCGACCGCTTCGACACGCGGGAGGAGGCCGAGGCGGCGGTTTGGGAGCTGGTCCGGTCGGTGCCGGTGCCGCGCTGA